The DNA window GCCCCGCACCCCCCACACGCCACCCAATACATGACAGGGCGGCCAAATTGCGTGGACTCCAGACAGCCGCATCCACCACAAAAAGGACACATCCGATGCTCTCCCCCCAGCACGGCCTGCGCGGCGCGGCGGCGCTCATCCTCCATACGCTCAGACTCCCATGCCTCCTCCCAC is part of the Desulfovibrio aminophilus DSM 12254 genome and encodes:
- a CDS encoding Lar family restriction alleviation protein, encoding MEDERRRAAQAVLGGEHRMCPFCGGCGCLESTQFGRPVMYWVACGGCGASAGAYSSRESAWAAWDHGSAV